The Nitrospirales bacterium genome includes a window with the following:
- a CDS encoding complement resistance protein TraT, with product MKVPRKVEVNLLMFAAFIWAISGCKALHTSIAKKDLDVQTKMSDSIFLDPVGPDKKVIFIQVRNTSDKDNFDIETPIKAAIAKRGYRVTDDPEEAYYRLQANVLSVAKASPTAAEAALGGGYGGVLAGGAAGAGVGVATGHGGTGAAAGGLLGSVVGGFTETVADAFVKDVTYMAVTDVQLVEKAPKGVIVRSDSQQNLAQGMAGTQRQTFSEVGTLKKYRTRVVSTANQANLEYEEAADLLTKGLTRSLSNLF from the coding sequence ATGAAGGTTCCACGTAAAGTAGAGGTGAATTTGTTAATGTTTGCAGCTTTTATTTGGGCCATATCTGGATGTAAGGCTCTTCACACGTCCATCGCGAAAAAGGATTTGGATGTTCAGACCAAAATGAGTGACTCGATTTTCCTTGATCCCGTAGGGCCTGATAAAAAAGTGATCTTTATTCAGGTTAGAAATACTTCGGATAAGGATAATTTCGATATTGAAACACCCATCAAGGCCGCGATTGCCAAACGAGGATATCGGGTGACCGATGACCCGGAAGAGGCCTATTATCGACTTCAGGCGAATGTCTTAAGTGTGGCGAAGGCGAGCCCGACCGCCGCTGAAGCAGCCTTGGGCGGTGGTTATGGAGGAGTGCTTGCTGGAGGCGCTGCGGGAGCAGGGGTCGGGGTTGCGACGGGACACGGGGGGACTGGCGCAGCGGCGGGAGGCCTCCTGGGTTCTGTGGTTGGTGGATTCACGGAGACGGTCGCGGATGCATTCGTCAAGGATGTGACGTACATGGCGGTTACGGATGTGCAACTCGTTGAGAAAGCTCCCAAAGGTGTCATCGTGCGATCGGATAGTCAGCAGAATTTGGCTCAAGGTATGGCAGGGACCCAGCGACAGACGTTTTCTGAGGTCGGGACACTCAAAAAATATCGCACGAGAGTGGTGAGTACCGCGAACCAAGCGAACCTCGAGTATGAAGAGGCCGCTGATTTATTAACGAAAGGGCTGACACGTTCACTGTCAAATCTTTTTTAG
- a CDS encoding LysM peptidoglycan-binding domain-containing protein produces the protein MMKHLTYGPSTILMLYMLLTVGCAQHQATAGEPVAHNPAPPAPNVHEALIHEAREEAELLRAELAAVKIATAKQQAELRAARRQLESFKTREETLGADVEKNRESLLIVEGERDRLRREVTELRAQSASFPNIQELTGELGTIQQSVQQMVTDMKTLMADVIHIKQDMKRHQQNPQRRTASLTAFSMTEPSTSHSEIGTWTVEIGDTLWGISQKYQTTVETLITMNHLTSDVIVEGQTLKVPVIVSGQGSEQDDMDEESHDLLAEDTESP, from the coding sequence ATGATGAAACACTTAACATATGGCCCATCAACGATACTGATGCTGTATATGTTGTTGACCGTCGGATGCGCACAGCACCAGGCCACGGCCGGTGAGCCGGTAGCTCATAACCCCGCGCCCCCCGCGCCCAATGTTCACGAAGCCTTGATACACGAGGCTCGAGAAGAGGCGGAGTTACTCCGCGCCGAACTAGCGGCAGTAAAAATTGCAACGGCCAAACAACAGGCGGAGTTGCGTGCCGCGCGCCGACAACTTGAATCCTTCAAAACACGCGAAGAAACCCTGGGGGCAGACGTCGAAAAAAATCGGGAAAGCCTCTTAATCGTCGAGGGTGAACGCGACCGGCTGCGTCGGGAGGTTACAGAACTTCGAGCTCAATCGGCCTCCTTCCCCAACATTCAGGAACTGACAGGCGAACTCGGCACCATTCAGCAATCTGTACAACAAATGGTGACAGACATGAAAACCCTGATGGCCGATGTCATCCACATCAAGCAAGATATGAAACGCCATCAACAGAACCCGCAACGTCGAACCGCCAGCCTTACAGCCTTTTCCATGACGGAACCATCAACCTCACACTCAGAGATCGGGACATGGACTGTGGAGATCGGGGATACGTTATGGGGTATTTCTCAAAAGTATCAAACGACTGTTGAAACACTCATTACCATGAATCATCTCACGTCAGATGTCATCGTCGAAGGGCAAACGTTGAAAGTTCCCGTCATCGTCTCCGGCCAAGGATCCGAACAAGACGACATGGACGAAGAAAGCCACGACTTATTGGCAGAAGACACCGAGTCGCCATAA
- a CDS encoding GspE/PulE family protein: protein MPTPLKRTSLEDIFIRRGLITDSQMEQLVNQALESQRPLKTVLLEEGVVSEEHIVQALAEQYGLSYDPLQEFRVDPEFFETIPVEWMHRYPFVPLSKDQGVLTIAIPNPQDVRVLDELELFLGCELRLVVSPPSAIKDALAASEGNKQVLSRIQAELDPVLIKEDEKGEEILSVEQITKDQSPVVKLVNTIILSALQKQVSDIHIEANDQSVQVKFRIDGVLYNSMEPLSNSLHASLISRLKIMSELDIAERRIPQDGRFKLQVEKRTVDFRVSILPSVFGESVVIRILDKQNIATGAHGLTLDVLGFNPEDLRRLRRAITRPYGMVLVTGPTGSGKTTTLYGALNEVHTVEDKIITIEDPVEYQLKGIVQIPVNEKKGLTFARGLRSILRHDPDKIMVGEIRDVETAQIAIQSALTGHLVFTTVHANNAFDVISRFVNMGIEPYNFVASLSCILAQRLVRAICPFCKVSVDVSQELCEESGLDYETVKMNTLYEGKGCHECNGLGYRGRKGITEFLDLTDSIKEMILAGKSSSEVRIAAMAQGLTTLRQAAVQKVFRGETTLKEINRVTPTDEKT, encoded by the coding sequence ATGCCGACACCCCTCAAACGCACGTCCCTTGAAGATATTTTTATCAGACGAGGTCTGATCACTGACTCCCAGATGGAGCAACTCGTGAATCAGGCGCTTGAGTCGCAACGACCGCTCAAAACCGTTCTACTCGAAGAAGGTGTCGTGTCCGAGGAGCATATCGTTCAGGCGCTCGCCGAACAATATGGATTATCCTACGATCCGCTCCAGGAATTCAGGGTCGATCCCGAGTTTTTTGAGACCATCCCTGTCGAGTGGATGCATCGTTATCCATTCGTTCCACTCTCCAAAGACCAGGGCGTGCTCACCATAGCCATCCCCAATCCTCAAGATGTGCGTGTTCTCGACGAGTTAGAGCTGTTCCTGGGCTGCGAGCTTCGCCTGGTCGTCTCGCCCCCCTCAGCCATCAAGGATGCTCTGGCCGCCAGCGAGGGCAATAAACAAGTCCTGTCCAGAATCCAAGCCGAACTCGATCCGGTCCTAATTAAAGAAGACGAAAAAGGCGAGGAGATCCTTTCGGTCGAGCAGATCACAAAAGATCAAAGTCCAGTCGTCAAACTCGTGAATACGATCATCCTCAGCGCATTACAAAAGCAGGTCAGTGACATTCATATCGAGGCCAATGATCAATCGGTTCAGGTCAAATTCCGGATCGACGGAGTTCTCTACAACTCCATGGAACCCCTGTCGAACTCGTTACATGCCTCATTGATTTCCAGATTGAAGATTATGTCCGAGCTTGACATCGCCGAGCGCCGTATCCCGCAGGATGGCCGATTCAAACTGCAAGTCGAGAAACGAACAGTCGATTTTCGGGTTTCGATTCTTCCGAGTGTGTTCGGTGAGTCAGTGGTCATCCGAATCCTCGATAAACAGAATATCGCCACAGGGGCGCATGGACTCACGCTGGACGTGTTGGGGTTTAACCCGGAAGACCTGCGTCGATTACGACGAGCCATCACTCGCCCTTACGGAATGGTATTGGTGACTGGGCCAACCGGCAGTGGAAAAACCACGACGCTCTATGGCGCCCTCAATGAAGTTCATACGGTCGAGGACAAAATCATCACAATTGAAGATCCGGTAGAATATCAATTGAAGGGCATCGTGCAAATTCCCGTCAATGAAAAAAAAGGACTTACCTTCGCGCGTGGATTGCGGTCCATCTTGCGTCACGATCCAGACAAGATCATGGTCGGAGAAATCCGAGATGTCGAAACCGCACAGATTGCCATACAATCCGCGTTGACGGGGCATTTAGTCTTCACGACAGTCCACGCGAATAATGCCTTCGATGTGATCAGTCGGTTCGTCAACATGGGGATTGAACCCTATAACTTCGTCGCATCGCTCAGTTGTATTCTGGCACAGCGGTTGGTCCGGGCTATTTGTCCGTTCTGTAAGGTCTCGGTTGACGTGAGCCAAGAGCTCTGTGAAGAGTCAGGGCTGGACTACGAAACAGTCAAGATGAACACGTTGTATGAAGGCAAAGGCTGTCACGAATGCAATGGGCTGGGGTATCGAGGACGCAAAGGCATTACGGAATTCTTAGACCTGACCGACTCGATCAAAGAAATGATTCTCGCGGGAAAATCTTCTTCGGAAGTGCGAATTGCCGCCATGGCCCAAGGCTTAACCACACTGCGTCAAGCTGCGGTCCAAAAGGTCTTTCGTGGTGAGACGACGTTAAAAGAGATCAATCGCGTCACACCGACTGATGAAAAAACATGA
- a CDS encoding type II secretion system F family protein: protein MPQFRYRAARPDGNIFEDICEEENERAVRARLESQGCLILELNGKGAAQTAPGGYSRKGKPLSLREFLIFNQEFLALIKSGLPMLRSFDLLSERATKGAFQHALLGIREDIRGGSSISEAMANYPTYFPELYQASIRSGEQAGNLPEVIQRYIGYLKLLISVQEKVRSALAYPTFLVVFGFAVVGFLLAYVMPIFSEVYAESNTELPFATQMLLDMIHSASLWLPWIVMGLVVGGTFFQIWRKTPTGQLQIDRWLLHLPMLGDVILKNQVIRFTRTLATILAGGIPLLSALEVTTRGMTNRVFTRALSSAIKSVRDGKSLSASLKQESFLPRMTIEMIEVGETTGSLETMLLEVAEFHEGELDYKLTRLTTWIEPVLLLGMGVLVAGILIIMYLPIFNLAGAI from the coding sequence GTGCCACAATTTCGTTACAGAGCGGCGAGACCCGATGGCAACATTTTCGAGGATATCTGTGAAGAGGAAAACGAGCGGGCTGTCCGCGCGCGATTGGAATCTCAAGGCTGTCTCATCCTCGAACTCAACGGGAAAGGGGCGGCCCAAACAGCGCCAGGCGGATACTCACGAAAAGGAAAACCGCTTTCGCTTCGGGAGTTCCTCATTTTTAATCAAGAGTTTCTGGCCCTGATTAAATCCGGGCTCCCGATGCTTCGCAGTTTCGACCTGTTATCCGAACGTGCGACAAAAGGAGCGTTTCAACATGCGCTCCTCGGCATTCGTGAAGACATACGTGGAGGATCTTCGATTTCTGAAGCCATGGCCAACTACCCGACATACTTTCCAGAGCTGTATCAAGCCTCGATTCGCTCAGGTGAACAGGCCGGAAACCTGCCTGAGGTCATCCAACGATATATCGGGTACCTCAAACTCCTTATTAGTGTTCAAGAAAAAGTCCGAAGCGCTCTGGCCTATCCGACGTTTTTAGTCGTCTTTGGCTTTGCGGTTGTCGGATTCCTGCTCGCGTACGTCATGCCGATTTTTTCAGAAGTCTACGCTGAAAGTAATACGGAACTCCCGTTTGCGACCCAAATGCTGCTCGATATGATTCACTCGGCAAGCCTCTGGCTCCCATGGATCGTCATGGGGCTCGTCGTAGGTGGGACATTCTTTCAAATCTGGAGGAAAACTCCCACCGGACAATTGCAAATTGACCGGTGGTTGCTTCATCTCCCCATGCTTGGTGATGTGATCCTGAAAAATCAAGTGATTCGCTTCACGAGGACACTGGCCACCATTTTGGCTGGCGGAATTCCCCTGCTATCAGCGTTGGAAGTGACGACACGGGGGATGACGAATCGGGTCTTCACACGGGCACTGAGTTCGGCCATCAAGTCCGTCAGGGATGGGAAGAGTCTCTCGGCATCCCTAAAACAGGAGTCCTTTCTCCCCCGAATGACGATTGAAATGATAGAAGTCGGGGAAACCACCGGTTCATTGGAGACTATGCTCTTGGAAGTGGCTGAATTTCACGAGGGCGAATTAGATTATAAACTGACTCGTTTAACAACCTGGATCGAACCGGTCTTGTTGTTAGGCATGGGAGTACTGGTGGCGGGAATCCTGATCATCATGTATTTACCCATTTTTAACCTGGCCGGAGCCATTTAA
- a CDS encoding retroviral-like aspartic protease family protein, translated as MRTLLVSLFILIAFCHPGNFPESLAAMYRCETQAGEIIHTDSPAQLEKCVVLSTESSMHSQPLERPIEKHQPLPGSTEPSPSKTEDATHEYSFRDKKQNAPRTETVIVPVIPHGGSLLVSVRLNQTRDVQLILDTGATMTVLSNEVALDLGLIASTDTRLTTVNTAGGQIQVNLSKLSSIHAGTAKAHDIDVAIHDLPDTPSGIDGLLGMSFLKHFLVTLDTNEQRLYLKPRS; from the coding sequence ATGCGCACACTCCTTGTGTCCTTGTTCATCCTGATCGCTTTCTGCCATCCTGGAAATTTCCCTGAAAGCCTCGCAGCCATGTATCGCTGTGAGACTCAAGCCGGTGAGATCATCCATACTGACAGTCCCGCTCAATTGGAAAAGTGTGTCGTTCTATCCACTGAATCATCGATGCACTCTCAGCCTCTGGAACGTCCGATTGAGAAACACCAACCGCTTCCTGGATCGACGGAACCCTCTCCCTCTAAAACAGAAGACGCGACGCATGAATATTCCTTCAGGGATAAGAAACAAAATGCCCCACGAACAGAGACAGTGATCGTTCCAGTCATTCCACATGGAGGATCGTTGCTCGTCTCCGTCCGGCTGAATCAAACCAGAGATGTCCAGTTGATTCTCGATACGGGTGCGACGATGACCGTGCTCTCAAATGAAGTCGCACTTGACCTGGGGTTAATAGCCAGTACGGATACTCGATTGACCACTGTCAATACCGCCGGTGGTCAGATTCAAGTGAATTTGAGCAAACTTTCATCCATCCATGCCGGAACCGCGAAAGCTCACGATATTGATGTCGCCATCCATGATCTCCCGGATACTCCTTCTGGGATTGATGGGCTCCTCGGCATGTCCTTCCTGAAGCACTTTCTGGTCACGCTCGATACCAACGAACAACGATTGTATTTAAAACCCCGCTCTTAG
- a CDS encoding PilN domain-containing protein has product MKPRTHLSLAAPGMKNLSLTQWVLTLVTVGTLIISGCIWWASQTIDEESAQFRQLTNELRAHNQELIMKASSRGFDLSKARIESLPKEIQFANQVRKQLGFSWTQFLNDLESTVPTTIAMDSVKVNFKEASIALSGSAKTLADINGLVDHLESHPSFHHVVLSQHAQKRQKKSPESPFVLFTLTVLYEPTQNTTVNS; this is encoded by the coding sequence ATGAAACCTCGAACACACCTTTCTCTCGCTGCCCCTGGAATGAAGAATCTCTCATTGACGCAATGGGTGCTGACGCTCGTCACAGTAGGAACTCTTATCATCTCTGGCTGCATCTGGTGGGCAAGCCAGACCATCGACGAAGAAAGCGCACAATTCAGGCAACTCACGAATGAACTGCGTGCGCACAACCAAGAACTCATCATGAAAGCCTCCTCTCGTGGCTTTGATCTATCAAAAGCGAGAATTGAATCTCTACCTAAAGAAATACAATTTGCTAACCAAGTCCGCAAACAGCTGGGATTTTCCTGGACACAATTCCTGAACGATTTGGAATCGACGGTACCGACGACGATTGCGATGGATTCGGTCAAAGTGAATTTTAAGGAGGCGTCTATCGCCTTAAGTGGCTCGGCCAAAACGCTGGCGGATATCAATGGGCTCGTGGATCACTTGGAATCGCATCCGTCATTTCATCACGTGGTACTGTCTCAACATGCGCAGAAACGTCAGAAAAAATCGCCAGAGAGTCCGTTTGTTCTTTTTACATTAACGGTCCTCTATGAACCGACACAGAACACCACGGTCAACAGTTAA